GATCTTCGTGATGCTGGCCGCCGAGCGCCGCACCGAGCTTGGCGTGATGCGAGCACTGGGGGCGCGGCAGGGCCGGGTGGCCGCCACCCTCCTCTACGAGGGGCTGCTCTACGACCTGGTGGCTGCCGCCGTGGGCGTGGTGGTCGGGATCGCCGTCGCCATCGGCCTGATCTCGATGAGCGCCAGCGTCCTGGCCGGCTTCGGCATCACCCTGACCCCGCGCGTCGAGCCGGTCAGCCTCTGGCTCGCCTACTGCCTGGGCGCGGTTGTCACGATGGTCAGCGTGGCGATCAGCGCCTGGCGGGCCGGCCGTCTGAGCATCGTGTCGGCCATCCGCAACCTGCCCGAGCCGCCGCGTCCACCGAACAGCGTTCGGCCGCTGGTGGTGGGGGTCGGCATCCTGGTGCTCGGCGTCCTCCTGAGCGTCCTGAGCGCCGGCACTCGCTTCGCGCTGCCGAGCGGCGCGGGGGTGGTGCTGATCACCCTCGGCGTGGCAGCCCTGGCCCGCCCCCTCCTGTTGCGTCTCAGCCTGGAGCCGCACACCGCCGACCGGCTGCGCTACTCCGTGGCGGGCGCGTTCCTGCTGGCGTACTGGCTGCTGCCGACCGATCTGCTGGGGCTGGTGGGCAACGTCCGGCCGCTGCCGCGCTCGGTCGATCTCTTCTTCGTGGCGGGGCTGACGCTGGTGCTCGGCGCAGTGCTGATCCTGGCTCACAACCTGGAGATAGCCTCGGGGCTGGCGCGGCAGATCGGCGACGGGATGCGCGGCGGCGCACTGGTCGTACGGCTGGCCCTGGCCTTCCCGGTTCAGAACCGCTTCCGCACGGGCATGACGGTAGCGATGTTCGGGCTGGTGATCTTCAGCATGGTGGTGGCTGCCGTGCTGCTGACCGGCACCCACCGCGCCTACAGCGATCCGGAGATCATGGCCGGCGGCTACGACATCCGCGTGGACGAGACGGCCGGCGGCGCGCCAGCCCTCCAATCGCTGTTCGGGTCCACGCCGACGCTGCGCGCCGAGGACTACGCGGCGGTGGGCGTGCTGACGGGCCGGCCGGCCGAAGCGATCCAACCGGGCAGCGAGACGACGGTCTGGCGGAGCGTCGGGCTGAACGCGCTGGACGACCAGTTCACGCAGACGATCCGGGCCGGCTTCAGCGGCCGGGCGGCCGGCTACGCGTCGGACGCGGCCGTCTGGGAGGCGTTGCGGACTCAGCCGGGCACGGCCATTGTGGCGGGTGCGGCGGCCAGGTCACGCGAGGTCGAGCCGGCCCCGATCCCGACGTTCCGCCTCGCGGGCGCGTACCGCGAGGACGCCCAGTTCCCGCCGACGACGGTCTGGGTCCGCGACACGCGCGGCGGCAAGGCCATCAGGCTGACGGTCATCGGCATCCTCGATCCGCGCACGACGTTCGGCAGTGGTCTGTTCACGTCACCCGCGACGCTGGCCGCCGCCGAGCTGCCGGCCGCGAATCGGACGGCTACCTATTTGCGGACGGCCCCCGGAGCCGTGCCTGCCGAGCGCACGCTGGCGCTGAACGTGGCGCTGGCCCAGCACAACCTGCGCGCCTCGGAGATCGGCGAGGACGTGCGGCGCATCCTGGGCCTTCGCATGCTGTTGAACGACATGCTGCAGGCGTTCATCGGCGTGGGCCTGCTGGCGGGGATCGCCGGGCTGGGCGTCATCAGCATGCGGGCGGTGGTGGAGCGTCGGCGCGAGATCGGGATGCTGCGGGCGCTCGGCTTCACGGCGCGAGCCGTCCAGGCGACGTTCGTGCTGGAAGCGACGGTCGTGGCGCTGTTGGGGATCGCGGTTGGCATCGGGCTGGGGCTGGGGCTGGCCGAGCGGCTGATCGCGTTCATCGCCCGCGAGTTCCCGGAGATCGTTTTCACGGTGCCGTGGGGGCAGATCGGCGGGATCGCGCTGTTCGCGTATGTCGCGGCGCTCGCCACGACGGCGTGGCCGGCCTGGCGGGCCGGCCGCGTCCAGCCCGCCCAGGCCCTCCGCTACGACTGACCGTGTGCTAAACTCTCGCGCGTGAGTAGCACCGTCGAGACGAGCGTGCATTTCGACATGACGGACCTTCCTGGCTCGGACGGCTACTGCCCCGTGCCTCCCGATGACCGGCCGCAACGAACTGCACCGGCACTGAAGAAAGCAGAACACTACCACGGCGCTTCTCCCGGACTGGAAGCAACATCGGCAACAAGTACCTGGGGGCACACTATCGCGAGCGGTTGGTGCCCTTCCTCGAATCGCTGGTGCAGGGGCGACACGGCCACCCCGTCGAGATCGCCAAGCATTTCACGCGCGTCCTGGACACAGTTCCCTTCGGACCCTCCTTCGGACCCTGCCCGGCGCGTGGGACTTCGCCTTGCGGACGCTCTTCCAGGAGCAGCCGGAGTGGGAGCAGCGGCTCCGAGCCTGGGCTGCTGACGTGCGTGGTTCGGACGAGATCGCCGCAGAGCCAGCCTGGAAGCGCATCCGTAGCGCAAAGCGGTCCGCACGGACAGACATCGGTGATTGAGGCGAAGTAGGCCTGAGCGCCCCTCACCCCCCGGCCCCCTCTCCCTGTGCGCGGGAGAGGGGGAGACGAATTGCGAATCGGACCTGTTCTCCATTGGCCCTGCGTCGTCTCTAGACGGCTCCGACATCTGCGCGGGCTGCCCTTCTCCTCCGCACAGGGAGAGGGGGTCCGAGGGTGTGGGGATAAGGGGGCCCCATGGTAGGGTGTGGAGGGCCTCCGTCGCGGCGCACTATGCGCTAGACTCGCGTTGCCGGCGGGCGAGCCGCCACGCCGACTGTCCGAGCCAGACCAGCCCGCCGAACGCCAGCACGGCGATCAGCGGATCGACCGGGTAGCGGAAGCGGGCCTCCGGGCCGGCCAGCGCCGCGTTCGCCACCAGCATCGGCGGGATCGCCAGCGTCAGCAGCAGCCCGATTCGATAGCGCGTACTGATGACCGTCAGGACACCGCCGACCACGAACCCAATGGCGATCAGCCAGATGATCCGGCCCGGCTGGTACAGCTCGATCAGCCGCTCGGCGTTGTCGAACTCGTTCTCGACGGCCGGCGACGGCGGCTCGCCGAGATGCAGGATGCGGTCCTCGAACCACGTCCGCTGGCGCGCCTGCGGGTTGATGTACTGCGCCTCGCCCGCCCGCTTCGAGACCTCGCCCAGCCGCTGATCCTCGCCGAGGAACAGCTCGACGGAGAAGCGCAGCGTACTGGTCACGTACTTCACGGGCTGACGAAGGATCGCCTCCAGCGCGATGGCCCGCATGATCGCGTCGGCCTCGCCAGCGCTCAGGCCGAGGTCGCGGCGCAACCCGGTGAAGATCTCCTGTGGCAGTTGACGGTCTACCGCGCGCCGCAAGACGTAGCGCCGGGCGGCAGCCTGCGGCGAGTCTGGCTCGCCCCGCGGGATGTCGGCGCGGCTGATGTAGCCCGAGTCCGAGCGGATGATGCGCCAGAGCAGATGCTCCCCGAGCGCCCCCGAGCTGACGCCGCCCCGCAGCAGCAGGTCGGCCAGCATCGCCGGCCCCATCGCCAGGACGAAGCCGACCACCACCAGGGCTGACAGCGCCAGCGCCCGCCGCCACGGACGGAGCAGCGCCAGGAGGTAGAGCGGCGCGAGCGGCACGAGCACCTCGGCTATCGGGCGGAACAGGCTGGCGAGCCCGATTGCCAATCCACCGACCAGCGCCCACTGCCAGGCCCGCCGCTCAGCACGAGCGGCCAGGATGATCGCCAGGACGGCCAGCGCCGTCCACATTGCGAAGACGCTCTCGGCCAGGATGTAGTGCTCGTAGACCAGCAGTTGCCCGCCGATGGCAACGCTCAGCGCCGCCAGACTGCCCGCCAGCCGCCCGAACACCAGCCGCCCAATCCAGTAGGTCGCAGTCAGCGTCACCAGCCCGAGCATCGCCTGGACAAAGACCAGCCCACGCAAGTCCTCGCCCAGAGAGGAGATCGCCGCCGCCACCAGCAGCGGATAGCCGAGCGGTCGCTTGAGGATCGGGTCGAAGGGGAGGCCGCGCGCGAGATCATAGCCGGGCATCAGGAAGCTCTGGCTGTCGCCCGGCATGAACAGCGGCGGGATGCGATAGAGCAGGGCCAGCCGGAAGACCAGCCCGACAGCCAGGATCAGGAGCAGCGGCGCGAGATCGGGATGCGCGCGCCACCACGCCGCCAGCCGCCGGCCGGGGCCAGTCGCCCTGGCCAGCCGCGCGGCAGATGCGGGCGACGTCGGATGGTCGCGGACACGATCCACCGCTGGCCGTTCGAGTGTCTGGCTCACGGAGGAGGATTATCCAGCATCGCGGGGCGTGGCTGCCCCGCGATCGGCCCCAACCGACCAGCGCACCGATGCGACGGAGCGCCACGCATCGGCGGGCGAGAAGGCGACAAAATCTGGTAGCATGCGCCCGCGAGCCGGCCTGCGCGCGCCGCGCCAGACCACCTATTCTCGCACGAGCAGACCCTACCCGCATGGATCATGCTGGCTACCGGTAAGGCGGCAACCGCCGCGCCCGCACCCTCGACGACCGCGCACGGTCGTGCCCAGACCTGGACGCGATCCGGGCTGCTGCTCGACATGCTCGCCACGGTCGCACTGATGGTGGCCGCGTTGGCCGCGCGCCTGCCCTACTTGCAGACGGCCCCGCGCTTCCGCGACGACACCCTCAACGCCGCGTGGTCGCTGCGGATCTATCGCGGCCAACACTTCCCGTTCACGGACGTCGAAGCCTACATCGGCGCATTCTTCAACTACGCCGTCGCGGCCGGGATGTTCGTCGTCGGCCCGACAATCTACGCGGCGCGGACCATCGTCACCTACTTTGGTGTCGCGACGGTCGGCGCAACCTACTGGCTGGGGCGTGAGCTGGGCGGCCCGACAGCTGGCCCGGCCGTCGGGCTGATCGCCGCCGCCTTCATGACCACCAACGGCATCCACATCGCGCCGGTCGGGCACGTCGCCTTCTCGGGCAGCATCACGCCGCTGTTCACGACGCTGGCGTTCTGGCTGCTCCACCGCTGGAACGTCCGCCGCACCAACGGCACGCTGGTCTGGGCCGGCCTGATGCTCGGGATGAGCATGCACACCCACCCCACTATCGTGGCGTTCCTGCCCGGCGCGGCCGGCTTCATCTTCTGGCGCAACTGGAGCATGCTCCGCACCCGCTGGCCCTGGCTGGCGCTGGCCGCGTTCCTGGTCGCCTTCAGCCCGATGATCGCCTTCAACATCATCACCGGCGGCCAGTCGATCCGACACGCCATGTACACGGCCAGCGAGCGGCCGGATTATGTCGATCCGAAGAAGGCCGACCAAGCCAAGCTGACGGTCACCAACTACCTCCAGCGCGAGGAAGACTACTGGCTGCTGCTGCACGGCACGCTCGGCGGGGCTGTGGACGAGCGCGACAGCACCGTGGCCTACCTGACCGACCCGTACCTCGCGTCGATGTCGCTGCTCTCGGTGGCGGCCGTGGCCTGGGCGGCCGTGCGTCACCGTTACCGACTGCCGCTCTGGCTGGGGGCGTCGTTCGCCCTGCTGCTGCCGGTCTTCAACGTCGCCCACTACGACGTGGAGTACGACGGCCGGTACGTGTTGCCGCTGTTGCCGATGATCTACGCCGCCGTCGGGGTGCTGGTCGTCGATCTCTGGCGGATGGCTGCCGCGAAGCTGGCCGCTCCGGCCGCGCGCATGGGCGTCGCGGCCGGGCTGGGGCTGGCCGTCGTCGTGATGGCGGGCGTCCCGCTCCTGTTCCTCGCCCGCTACTACGAGCGCGCCTCCCGTTCCGAGCCGACCAATGCCAGCCTCGTCCGCGCGATGGATCAGGTCCGCTCGGTGCTGGGGGCCGGGCAGACGGTCCTGCTCGACGAGAACATGAACAACCGCCGCACCGAGCGCGCCGACCCGCTCAAGGACGAAGCGTCCACCATCCGCGTGATGAAGTACATCCTCGAATTCGAGGACGCGCCGTTCGAGACGGCCTACGTCGACGCCGGCGTGCTGGGCGAGTACCAGCGGCTGGGCCGCCCGACGGTGGTCGTGCTGGCGTCCGGTGTGGACAGCAAGGAGACGGCGAAGCTGGGCGACCTCATCGAGCAGTTCGGGATGACCGGGCTGGACGGTCGGGCAGCCCGTCCGCCCCGCCCGGCCGACCGCTACGGGCTGTACCTGCTGCCAGCCGGCCCTGCCACCACGACCGGGCGTCCCTGAGATGACCGCGCGCCCGGCGGCCACGAGCGCCGTCGTCAGCAAGTCGCCGACTGGGCTGCCGGCTGGCCGCGAGGCCGTACCCTTGCACAGTCGCCGGGCCTGGGTCGTAGACCTCGTCGTCGGGGCCACCATCCTCGCGACAGCCATCGTCGTGTTGCTGCGTGCGGTGGACACGGTCCCGTTCCACGGCGACGAGAGCGAGTGGATCAACAACGGGCGGTACTTCCGCTACGTCTTCCTGGACGCCGACCTCACCAGCAGCGTCTGGCGGCCAAGCTGGGTCAACCGCGACCAGCCGCCGTTCGGACGCTACATCATCGGCGGGATCGTCTGGGCATCGGGAACCGACCCGGCGAGGGTGAACCGCACCTACAACTGGGAGCGGGATTACGAGGCGAATCTCCGCGACGGGCGGATCCCGGGTCCGAACATCCTGCTGCCGGTCCGCCGCACGATGGCGGTCCTCGGCGCGTTGAGCATCCTGTTGCTGTTCGTGGCGGGCCGGATGGTCGGCGGGACGGTCTGCGGGGCGGTGGCGGCCCTGTTCGCCACCTTCAGCCCGCTGCTGCAGGCGTACTTCGTGCAGGCGCGGACGGAGGCGCTGCTCGCGCTGTTCTCCGTCGTCGGACTGATCGCGCTGTTGCGGTTCGCCAGCCACTACCAGCGGATGGGCACGCTCGGGCTGTCGGGCTGGTGCGTCGGTCCGATGATGGGGATAGCCCTCGCGACGAAGCTGACGGCCGCCGTCGCGATCCTCGGCGTGTGCGCCTACGGCGGCATTGCTGGCCTTGCGCGGCTGCGGGCGGACCGCGCCGAGGCGTTCAGAATGATCGGCTGGTCGCTGGCGACGGGGCTGTTGGCGACGGCGGTCTGGGTCGTCGTCAACCCGTTCCTCTGGCCCGACCCGGCCGGCCGCACCTGGTCGATGCTCGAACAGCAGCAGTCGATCATGGTCGAGCAGGGGGTGCAGTTCGGAAATCCGGTCGATCTGAGCCTGCCCGCGCGGCTGTTGCTGATGGTGCAGCGCACCTTCGTCGAAAACTCGACGCCCGCGTTCGACATGGGCCTGCCGCCGGGCAGCCCGTCCGTGTTGCGGCGGACGTTCACGGAGCTGCCAGCGCCGTTCGGCGTCAGCCTGGAGCTGATCCTCGCAGCGGCTGGGCTGGCGGCGCTGCTGGCGCGCGCTCTGAGCGTCTGGCGGGCGGGCGCGCGCCCCGGGCCGGAGACGGCGCTGCTCTGGTGGCTGGCGGCCTATCTGCTCGGCATCGGCGCGAACCTGAGCCTCGACTGGCCGCGCTACTATGTCCCGACGGCGTACTTCGGGGCGTTACTGATCGGACTGGGGACCGGGGCCATCCTGAGCGCGGCACTGCAGGCGACGGGAAGGCCGGTCCCTGAGTCGCTGCTGATCGACCCACAAGCTATCTTGCAGGGTCGCTAGCCACGTGAACAGGCGTCGCCCGGCACGCTCATGATCGATGTGTCATCTCGACCGAAGCGAGGGACGAGCGGAGCGGAGGGAACTTCCTCAGACCCGGTGTCAAGCCATTCAGGGAAGATCCCTCGACTGCGTTCGCAGGCTCACGTCGCTCGGGATGACGAGAGGCACACGCAGGCTCACGTCGCTCGGCACGACGGAGTGGCTGCCTTCAGGCAAGGCAGAGGAATCGCGGCAGATGCATGCTGAAATGAGCGCAGCTCGTCGGGTGCGTCCTGTGTTGCACGTGCTGTGCGTCGTCCTGCTGGCGGGTCTGTTCATGTGGCAGAGCTTCTACGAGCACGCTGCCGACTTCAAGTCGTTCTTCTCGGCAGGCTACGCCGTGCGGCATCCCGAGATCCCTCTCTACGACCTGATCGCCCTGGACGAGAACCCGTTCGGCGAGGTCTTCAAGCTCGCGCCGCCGGCCGCCGTCTACCTCGTGCCAGTCAGCTTCGGCACGATCCAGCAGGCGCGGCTGATGTGGCGGCTGGTACTGGTCGCTTCCATCCTGCTCGCCTACGGACTGCTGCTGCGGGCGTTCGACGTGGGCACGCTCGGCTGGTCGTGGCTGGCGGGCCTGGCGCTCTGGCTCCAGTTCGGGCCGCTCCAGATCGCCGTGGGCGAGGGGCAGTGGGATCCCGCGTTCCTGCTGGTGATTGTCCTGGCGACCATCGGGGTGATGCGGAGCCGATACCTGCTGGCTTCGGTGGCGCTGGCCCTGGCCGGCTCCATCAAGCCGTACCCGCTGCTGCTGGCCGGCTGGTTCCTCGCGCGGCGGCAGTGGACGGCGCTCGTCGTGACGGGCCTCGCGTTCGTCGGGCTGCTGGCGCTCGGCTCGGCCATCGTCGGGCTGGACGAGGTCCAGGCGTTCTTTCTGCGAGTGCTGCCCGCCAGCGGCGCGACCACCGCCTACGCCGACAACCAGTCGCTCGGCGGCGTCCTGGCACGCCTCGCGACGAGTGATCTGAAGCCTTTCCCGCTCAAGGACACCCCCGTCGTCGATCTGGCGATTCGTGGGCTGGCCGTGGTGCTCGGCGGGCTGACCGTCTGGCTGGTCGCTCGCAGTCCGGCCGAGGAGCCGCTGAGCCGCGCGCT
This genomic stretch from Chloroflexota bacterium harbors:
- a CDS encoding FtsX-like permease family protein; the protein is MQSILGVPMSTIVVAVSVLFVGGLAALLAVGLRDRLLLRLALRNVPRRRAQSALIALGLALSTVIITTALNTGDTISHTLRSLVAGTVGRADEIVVRPRRDARRIGFDNVQSVANGTFLTGTLQPFEQAEADRLAAALADDDRIAGVTASTVEQVLAVNGSTGEVQAQVRLYALPRSYPPVFGTLTDTRGGPLDFAGLDAGAVVLNADAALALGAEPGHRLQAQLGEHSLELTVAAIARSGDLTGVQATIVMPLDDLQRLTEAPGQINQVLIANRGNSTTSVLLSQEVAARVRPLLVDPEAARRIHGLLRSEIARAELTAALPALDEKTQAQVQALLTELEASEPSPRFAAIISDPELERRLFALSGRLAAQQGRAGTSTLATLSTLRVLEVKRLSQELADRWGAALTTVFVVLGLFSIATGTMLVVLIFVMLAAERRTELGVMRALGARQGRVAATLLYEGLLYDLVAAAVGVVVGIAVAIGLISMSASVLAGFGITLTPRVEPVSLWLAYCLGAVVTMVSVAISAWRAGRLSIVSAIRNLPEPPRPPNSVRPLVVGVGILVLGVLLSVLSAGTRFALPSGAGVVLITLGVAALARPLLLRLSLEPHTADRLRYSVAGAFLLAYWLLPTDLLGLVGNVRPLPRSVDLFFVAGLTLVLGAVLILAHNLEIASGLARQIGDGMRGGALVVRLALAFPVQNRFRTGMTVAMFGLVIFSMVVAAVLLTGTHRAYSDPEIMAGGYDIRVDETAGGAPALQSLFGSTPTLRAEDYAAVGVLTGRPAEAIQPGSETTVWRSVGLNALDDQFTQTIRAGFSGRAAGYASDAAVWEALRTQPGTAIVAGAAARSREVEPAPIPTFRLAGAYREDAQFPPTTVWVRDTRGGKAIRLTVIGILDPRTTFGSGLFTSPATLAAAELPAANRTATYLRTAPGAVPAERTLALNVALAQHNLRASEIGEDVRRILGLRMLLNDMLQAFIGVGLLAGIAGLGVISMRAVVERRREIGMLRALGFTARAVQATFVLEATVVALLGIAVGIGLGLGLAERLIAFIAREFPEIVFTVPWGQIGGIALFAYVAALATTAWPAWRAGRVQPAQALRYD
- a CDS encoding glycosyltransferase family 39 protein, which translates into the protein MSQTLERPAVDRVRDHPTSPASAARLARATGPGRRLAAWWRAHPDLAPLLLILAVGLVFRLALLYRIPPLFMPGDSQSFLMPGYDLARGLPFDPILKRPLGYPLLVAAAISSLGEDLRGLVFVQAMLGLVTLTATYWIGRLVFGRLAGSLAALSVAIGGQLLVYEHYILAESVFAMWTALAVLAIILAARAERRAWQWALVGGLAIGLASLFRPIAEVLVPLAPLYLLALLRPWRRALALSALVVVGFVLAMGPAMLADLLLRGGVSSGALGEHLLWRIIRSDSGYISRADIPRGEPDSPQAAARRYVLRRAVDRQLPQEIFTGLRRDLGLSAGEADAIMRAIALEAILRQPVKYVTSTLRFSVELFLGEDQRLGEVSKRAGEAQYINPQARQRTWFEDRILHLGEPPSPAVENEFDNAERLIELYQPGRIIWLIAIGFVVGGVLTVISTRYRIGLLLTLAIPPMLVANAALAGPEARFRYPVDPLIAVLAFGGLVWLGQSAWRLARRQRESSA
- a CDS encoding glycosyltransferase family 39 protein; the encoded protein is MLATGKAATAAPAPSTTAHGRAQTWTRSGLLLDMLATVALMVAALAARLPYLQTAPRFRDDTLNAAWSLRIYRGQHFPFTDVEAYIGAFFNYAVAAGMFVVGPTIYAARTIVTYFGVATVGATYWLGRELGGPTAGPAVGLIAAAFMTTNGIHIAPVGHVAFSGSITPLFTTLAFWLLHRWNVRRTNGTLVWAGLMLGMSMHTHPTIVAFLPGAAGFIFWRNWSMLRTRWPWLALAAFLVAFSPMIAFNIITGGQSIRHAMYTASERPDYVDPKKADQAKLTVTNYLQREEDYWLLLHGTLGGAVDERDSTVAYLTDPYLASMSLLSVAAVAWAAVRHRYRLPLWLGASFALLLPVFNVAHYDVEYDGRYVLPLLPMIYAAVGVLVVDLWRMAAAKLAAPAARMGVAAGLGLAVVVMAGVPLLFLARYYERASRSEPTNASLVRAMDQVRSVLGAGQTVLLDENMNNRRTERADPLKDEASTIRVMKYILEFEDAPFETAYVDAGVLGEYQRLGRPTVVVLASGVDSKETAKLGDLIEQFGMTGLDGRAARPPRPADRYGLYLLPAGPATTTGRP
- a CDS encoding glycosyltransferase family 39 protein, with protein sequence MTARPAATSAVVSKSPTGLPAGREAVPLHSRRAWVVDLVVGATILATAIVVLLRAVDTVPFHGDESEWINNGRYFRYVFLDADLTSSVWRPSWVNRDQPPFGRYIIGGIVWASGTDPARVNRTYNWERDYEANLRDGRIPGPNILLPVRRTMAVLGALSILLLFVAGRMVGGTVCGAVAALFATFSPLLQAYFVQARTEALLALFSVVGLIALLRFASHYQRMGTLGLSGWCVGPMMGIALATKLTAAVAILGVCAYGGIAGLARLRADRAEAFRMIGWSLATGLLATAVWVVVNPFLWPDPAGRTWSMLEQQQSIMVEQGVQFGNPVDLSLPARLLLMVQRTFVENSTPAFDMGLPPGSPSVLRRTFTELPAPFGVSLELILAAAGLAALLARALSVWRAGARPGPETALLWWLAAYLLGIGANLSLDWPRYYVPTAYFGALLIGLGTGAILSAALQATGRPVPESLLIDPQAILQGR
- a CDS encoding DUF2029 domain-containing protein, coding for MLHVLCVVLLAGLFMWQSFYEHAADFKSFFSAGYAVRHPEIPLYDLIALDENPFGEVFKLAPPAAVYLVPVSFGTIQQARLMWRLVLVASILLAYGLLLRAFDVGTLGWSWLAGLALWLQFGPLQIAVGEGQWDPAFLLVIVLATIGVMRSRYLLASVALALAGSIKPYPLLLAGWFLARRQWTALVVTGLAFVGLLALGSAIVGLDEVQAFFLRVLPASGATTAYADNQSLGGVLARLATSDLKPFPLKDTPVVDLAIRGLAVVLGGLTVWLVARSPAEEPLSRALQLSLFVPLSILVIPAAWTHYQAILLVPLTVLAVEQARHRPHDWPGWAVLATLYAVLLLPNPTMLYGAEIDRNLWLRSRADAANLALQRLYPTEVSRLILSYKALAVLGLFGLLAWRVARQPATLPAASPEASTTRQTARALS